A DNA window from Streptococcus sp. LPB0220 contains the following coding sequences:
- the uvrC gene encoding excinuclease ABC subunit UvrC codes for MNNLIKSKLELLPTSPGCYIHKDKNGTIIYVGKAKNLRNRVRSYFRGSHDTKTEALVSEIVDFEFIVTESNIEALLLEINLIKENKPKYNIMLKDDKSYPFIKITNERYPRLIITRQVKKDGGLYFGPYPDVGAANEIKRLLDRIFPFRKCTNPPSKVCFYYHLGQCMAHTVCHKDEAYFKGMAQEVSDFLKGQDDKIIDELKLKMNTAAQNMEFERAAEYRDLIQAIGTLRTKQRVMAKDLQNRDVFGYYVDKGWMCVQVFFVRQGKLIERDVNLFPYYNDPDEDFLTYVGQFYQEKSHLIPNEILIPQDIDEEAVKALVDTKVLKPQRGEKKQLVNLAIKNARVSLEQKFNLLEKSMEKTQGAIENLGKLLQIPTPVRIESFDNSNIMGTSPVSAMVVFVNGKPSKKDYRKYKIKTVVGPDDYASMREVIRRRYSRVMRDGLTPPDLIVIDGGQGQVNIAKQVIQDELGLDIPIAGLQKNDKHQTHELLFGDPLQVIELSRTSQEFFLLQRIQDEVHRFAITFHRQLRSKNSFSSQLDGIEGLGPKRKQLLMKHFKSLTKIKEATVDEIITVGIPRAVAEAVQAKLHQGKKEEASPLVEVAEDSEPYQS; via the coding sequence ATGAATAACTTGATTAAATCCAAGCTCGAGCTCTTGCCGACGAGTCCGGGCTGTTACATTCACAAAGATAAGAACGGTACCATCATCTATGTGGGGAAGGCCAAGAATCTTCGCAATCGGGTGCGGTCCTATTTCAGAGGGAGTCACGATACCAAGACCGAAGCACTGGTATCTGAGATTGTGGATTTTGAATTTATCGTCACTGAGTCCAATATTGAGGCCTTGCTTCTTGAGATCAACCTGATCAAGGAGAACAAGCCCAAGTATAATATCATGCTCAAGGACGACAAGTCCTATCCCTTCATCAAGATTACCAATGAGCGCTATCCGCGCCTCATCATCACGCGCCAGGTCAAAAAGGATGGCGGTCTCTATTTCGGTCCCTATCCGGATGTGGGAGCGGCCAATGAGATCAAGCGACTTTTGGATCGGATTTTCCCATTCCGCAAGTGTACCAATCCTCCTTCCAAGGTCTGTTTTTACTACCATTTAGGGCAATGCATGGCTCACACAGTCTGCCACAAGGACGAGGCCTATTTCAAGGGCATGGCCCAGGAGGTCTCTGATTTCCTCAAAGGGCAGGATGACAAGATTATCGATGAGCTCAAGCTCAAGATGAATACCGCTGCGCAAAACATGGAATTTGAGCGGGCGGCCGAGTACCGGGATCTGATCCAGGCCATCGGGACCCTGCGGACCAAACAGAGGGTCATGGCCAAGGATTTGCAGAACCGGGATGTTTTTGGCTACTACGTGGACAAGGGCTGGATGTGTGTACAGGTCTTCTTTGTCCGTCAGGGCAAGCTGATCGAGCGCGACGTCAATCTCTTCCCTTACTACAATGATCCAGACGAGGATTTCTTGACCTATGTGGGGCAGTTTTACCAGGAGAAATCTCACCTGATCCCCAATGAAATCCTGATCCCTCAGGATATCGATGAGGAAGCGGTCAAGGCCCTTGTGGATACCAAGGTCCTCAAGCCCCAGCGAGGGGAGAAGAAGCAGTTGGTCAATCTGGCCATCAAGAATGCGCGTGTCAGTCTGGAGCAGAAGTTCAATCTCCTTGAAAAATCAATGGAAAAGACCCAAGGTGCCATTGAAAACCTTGGAAAACTTCTGCAAATTCCAACCCCTGTGCGCATTGAATCTTTTGACAACTCCAACATCATGGGGACCAGTCCGGTTTCAGCCATGGTGGTCTTTGTTAATGGGAAGCCAAGCAAAAAGGACTACCGCAAGTACAAGATTAAAACTGTCGTTGGGCCAGATGACTATGCCAGCATGCGGGAGGTCATCCGCAGACGCTACAGTCGTGTCATGCGGGATGGCCTGACGCCACCAGATCTGATCGTCATCGATGGGGGTCAGGGCCAGGTCAATATCGCTAAGCAAGTCATCCAAGACGAGTTGGGGCTGGACATTCCTATCGCAGGCCTGCAAAAGAATGACAAGCACCAGACCCATGAATTGCTTTTCGGCGATCCTCTCCAAGTCATCGAACTCTCTCGGACCTCGCAGGAATTTTTCCTCCTCCAACGAATTCAGGATGAAGTCCACCGTTTCGCCATCACCTTCCACCGCCAGCTCCGATCCAAGAATTCCTTCTCCTCCCAGCTGGACGGCATCGAAGGCTTGGGACCAAAACGAAAGCAGTTGCTGATGAAGCACTTCAAGTCGCTGACCAAGATCAAGGAAGCTACTGTAGATGAGATCATCACAGTCGGCATCCCACGGGCAGTCGCGGAGGCAGTGCAAGCCAAGCTCCATCAAGGAAAGAAAGAAGAAGCAAGTCCCTTGGTGGAAGTGGCGGAGGATTCTGAACCATACCAATCATAA